A stretch of the Geovibrio thiophilus genome encodes the following:
- a CDS encoding pyridoxal phosphate-dependent aminotransferase: MKEPLPISDTIKSMPVSATLGINERSNAMILAGKKVYKLGLGQSPFPVAAPVIQALKDNARQKDYLPVRGLKELREAVAAYYGRAQGLGFTWDDIIIGPGSKELMFILQLVYDADLLLPSPSWVSYAPQAALTGRRVCWLNTERDNKWLLTPDTLEAECAKDPARPRVLLLNYPNNPTGYSYNADELHALAETARRYGVLILSDEIYGEVNHDGSHVSIAKFYPEGTIVSGGLSKWCGAGGWRLGTFAVPTGLRKIVDAMAVVASETFTSVSAPIQYAAVKAFTPDKEIDAYLFHSRKVLKALGAYCADTLRNAGAELVRPDGGFYLFPDFSPLKDKLSARGIHDSAEMCERLLEETGVATLAGSCFGRPADELTLRLSYVDFDGGAAIEESAELGAEAVLGEDFLRKRCGNTMEAIDAMSVWFGK; this comes from the coding sequence ATGAAAGAACCTCTCCCCATAAGCGATACGATAAAAAGCATGCCCGTCTCGGCTACCCTCGGCATAAACGAACGCAGCAACGCGATGATACTGGCGGGGAAAAAAGTTTATAAGCTCGGTCTGGGGCAGTCGCCCTTCCCCGTTGCGGCTCCTGTGATACAGGCGCTTAAGGATAATGCCCGCCAGAAGGATTATCTGCCGGTGCGGGGTCTGAAAGAACTCAGAGAAGCAGTTGCCGCGTACTACGGCAGGGCTCAGGGGCTCGGCTTCACATGGGATGATATAATCATAGGTCCCGGTTCAAAGGAGCTTATGTTCATCCTTCAGCTTGTGTACGATGCAGATCTCCTTCTCCCTTCACCAAGCTGGGTATCCTACGCTCCTCAGGCAGCGCTGACAGGAAGGAGAGTATGCTGGCTTAATACGGAAAGAGATAATAAATGGCTTCTCACGCCGGACACACTGGAGGCAGAGTGCGCTAAAGACCCCGCAAGACCGAGAGTCCTGCTCCTCAACTATCCCAACAACCCCACAGGTTATTCATATAATGCGGATGAGCTTCATGCCCTCGCCGAAACCGCCCGCAGATACGGCGTGCTGATACTCTCGGACGAGATTTACGGCGAAGTAAACCATGACGGAAGCCATGTATCGATCGCCAAATTCTATCCCGAAGGCACAATAGTGTCCGGCGGACTCAGCAAATGGTGCGGCGCAGGCGGATGGAGGCTCGGAACCTTCGCTGTTCCCACGGGGCTCAGAAAAATAGTCGATGCCATGGCAGTTGTCGCAAGTGAAACCTTCACATCAGTGAGCGCACCGATTCAGTATGCGGCAGTGAAGGCGTTCACTCCTGATAAGGAGATAGATGCCTACCTCTTTCACTCAAGGAAAGTGCTCAAAGCCCTCGGAGCATACTGCGCTGACACCCTCAGAAATGCCGGAGCGGAACTCGTGAGACCGGACGGCGGATTCTACCTTTTTCCGGACTTCTCGCCGCTCAAGGATAAGCTGTCTGCACGGGGAATACATGACTCCGCTGAAATGTGCGAAAGGCTTCTTGAGGAAACAGGGGTTGCCACTCTTGCCGGAAGCTGCTTCGGGCGCCCTGCGGACGAACTCACCCTTCGTCTGTCATACGTTGACTTTGACGGCGGGGCGGCAATAGAGGAATCAGCCGAACTTGGCGCTGAAGCGGTTCTCGGAGAAGATTTCCTCAGAAAGAGATGCGGAAACACAATGGAAGCCATTGACGCCATGAGCGTATGGTTCGGGAAATAG